The genomic DNA AAGGCTCAAATCTTTGAGCCTGATGACACATCCGCCAATCATTTAGGGCGGATCCTTCGAAGAGATTTAAATGAGATGACACAGATGAAAATACAGAGATAAAGTAATTTGTTTATAACGTTATGCTAAAGAAAATCTTGAGAGACTCACTTAAACTTTGTCAATAGGCAGGTACTGTTTCCTTAAAAGTATTTACGATTTAGCGGACTGCTTTATCATTTTTCTTCTTATTGTGATTATCTCTAATTATTAAGATTATAGCTGCTATAGAATATATAGATCCCATGACCACTATTAACAATATATTATTTTTGGGATGTTTCCAATCTACCATTGATAAGGTCATGACAGCAAAAATTCCCCATACAACAATATTTTTAATAATTATTGGTATATTTTGAGGTTTTTTTCTTCCAAATAAAAATGCAATAGCTATAACCAATAGTATAAAAATATTATAAATTCCAAAAGCCCACCACATAAACCAAACAAATAGACCAACTATAAGAAGAGAAAATATAATACCTATTGTTTTCCATATTAAATTCAAATTATTTTTCCTTATTTAATATAATTTACGGTAATTCCGCCACCTTGTTCCAATCCATTCCGCCGGGCCAATAAACCGCTACTTACTTTATTTAGCAAAATTTTATTATAGCTTTAATCTCCAGAGACAGCACCTGCTTAATTCTTTAAGCTCAGTTTTGCTTTGATATACTGGTCCATGCTTTTGGCGGCTTTTTTGCCGGCGCCCATGGCGGCGATTACTGTGGCGGCACCTGTGGCGATGTCTCCGCCGGCGTAAACTCCGGGGACTGAGGTTTCTCCGGTCTCTTCGTTGGTTATGATATTTCCGTGCCTGCCTAATTTTAATTCGGGCATGGATTGAGGGATCAAAGGATTCGGGGATTGGCCGATGGCTGAAACTACCGTGTCCATCTCCATGATATATTCAGAGCCCGGTATCGGGACGGGGCGCCTTCTGCCGGAAGCATCAGGTTCGCCCAATTGGCATTTTATTACTTTAAGACCTGTAACCCTGCCGGTTTTTTCATCGCCCAGCACTTCCACCGGGGCTGTTAGTAAATGAAGTTTTACCCCTTCTTCAACGGCGTTCTCTATCTCTTCCTTCCTTGCGGGCATTTCTTCTTCGCTTCTTCTATATACTATATATACTTCTTTTGCGCCGAGGCGGAGAGAGCATCTCGCGGCATCCATTGCTACATTTCCCGCGCCTACCACCGCTACTTTACTGCCTATTCTGACGGGTGTATCCGTCTCGGGAAATTTATATGCTTGCATAAGGTTAATTCTCGTTAAATATTCATTTGCGGAGTAAACTCCTGCCAGGTTTTCCCCCGGAACTCCGAGGAAAGAAGGAAGGCCTGCGCCTGCTCCAATAAAAACAGCGGAAAACCCCTGTTTGAAAAGTTCGGTTACCGGAATAGTTTTACCCACAAGCACGTTGGTGATTATTTTTACCCCGAGCTTTTTAAGGTAATCTATCTCTATATCCAGTATTTCTTTCGGCAGTCTGAACTGCGGAATGCCGTAACGGAGCACGCCGCCTGTCGCGTGAAGGGATTCATATATAGTAACATCATATCCGAGCATTGCCAGATCTCCCGCGCACGTAAGACCTGCAGGGCCGGAGCCGGCAATTACCACCTTTGCGATCTTTTTTTCAGGAAGTTTTACTACATTCTTCTCAATACTTCCGGACTGCCGTTCTACATCGGCAACAAACCGTTCCAGACGGCCTATTCCCACCGGCTCATTTTTTTTACCCACTATACATTTCAGCTCGCACTGCTCTTCCTGCGGGCAAACCCGGCCGCAGACCGCCGGCAGGGAGTTTGTTCCTTTTATTTTTTTCGCAGCTTCATTATATTTTTTTTCACTTACAAGTTTTATGAACGCAGGAATATCAACATTTACCGGGCACCCTTCCACGCAAAAAGGTTTTTTGCACTGCAGGCACCGGGCGGCTTCTTTTAACGCGTCTGCTTCATTGTAGCCAAGCGCCACTTCATCAAAATTTTTCACCCGTTTTTCCGGGGCTTGCTTTAGCATATCTGTTTTTTTAGGATTAATAGGCATATTATCTGCACTCCCGGCATTTTAATTTATAAATTTCTGCGGAATTCTTTTCTTCATCTTTGAACTGATTCAAACGTTTCATCAGACCGTCAAAATCCACCTGATGCCCGTCAAAGGAGGGACCGTCCACACAGCCAAACAAGGTCTTACCGCCCACCGTTACCCTGCAGGCGCCGCACATTCCGGTAGCATCCAGCATGATAGGGTTTAAACTCACAATAGTCCTGACATTATAATTTTTCGTAAGCCCGGAGATCACTTTCATCATTATTACCGGACCTACCGCCACAACCAGATCAATGGACTTATCTTTTTCCAGAAGTTCTTTAAGCACATCGGAAACAAAACCTTTTCTGCCGTAAGAACCGTCGTCTGTTGTCACATATACGGCGTCGCTTACTTTTTTTAACTCCTCTTCAAAAAATAAAAGGGACTTATTTCTTGCCCCTATTATTGTGCTTACTTTTTTCCCGTCTTCATGCAGTTCTTTCACTTCCGGATAGATCTCGGCAATTCCCACCCCGCCGGCGACACAAACAATATTTTTAGCCCCCGAAAAATCCGTAGCCTTTCCAAGAGGCCCGAGAAGGTCTTTTAAAGAGTCACCTACTTTGAAATAAGCAAGCTCCATAGTAGATTTTCCCACTACCTGAAATACGATAGTAACCGTTCCCTTGCTTTTGTCTTTATCCGCAATAGTGAGCGGTATCCTCTCCCCGCCCTCTTTCAAGCGAAGCACAACAAACTGCCCGCTCTTTGCCGAACCCGCAATAAGCGGAGCCTCGACTTCGATAAGCTTGACGGTTTCCGATACGTCGCTGCGTTTAACGATCTTAAACATGCTGGCTCCTTTAAAATACCACACAAAATAATTACTAAGATCTAAATTCTAAGCACTAAACAAACTTAAAATAAAGAACAAAATTATAAATTCTAAACAAAATCATTGAGCCAATATTAAATACTTTCCTTTTTAGTGCTTGGTGCTTAATTCTTAGTTATTGTTTAGTTATTAGTGCTTTGACCTTAGTTATTGAAGCTTGCTCATACACAGACGCTAAAATCATTGCTTATGTTAAAACTTCTCGAAGTAAATTTTATGCTTTTCCGTCATATTCACAATCCCGGGGTAACCACTGGTGTGAATGAATAAAATGTTCTCATTTTTACTGATTTTACCGCATTTTATGTAATCTATCAATCCCCCAAATGCTTTGCCGGTATAAACGGGATCCAATATGATACCTTCCGATCTACCGACTAAACCAATGGTTTCTATCACTCTTTCATCAGGAATAGCATAACCTTCCCCCAAATACGAATCATCTATAATAATACCGTTTAATTC from Candidatus Firestonebacteria bacterium RIFOXYD2_FULL_39_29 includes the following:
- a CDS encoding glutamate synthase (NADPH), homotetrameric; translated protein: MPINPKKTDMLKQAPEKRVKNFDEVALGYNEADALKEAARCLQCKKPFCVEGCPVNVDIPAFIKLVSEKKYNEAAKKIKGTNSLPAVCGRVCPQEEQCELKCIVGKKNEPVGIGRLERFVADVERQSGSIEKNVVKLPEKKIAKVVIAGSGPAGLTCAGDLAMLGYDVTIYESLHATGGVLRYGIPQFRLPKEILDIEIDYLKKLGVKIITNVLVGKTIPVTELFKQGFSAVFIGAGAGLPSFLGVPGENLAGVYSANEYLTRINLMQAYKFPETDTPVRIGSKVAVVGAGNVAMDAARCSLRLGAKEVYIVYRRSEEEMPARKEEIENAVEEGVKLHLLTAPVEVLGDEKTGRVTGLKVIKCQLGEPDASGRRRPVPIPGSEYIMEMDTVVSAIGQSPNPLIPQSMPELKLGRHGNIITNEETGETSVPGVYAGGDIATGAATVIAAMGAGKKAAKSMDQYIKAKLSLKN
- a CDS encoding ferredoxin-NADP reductase, whose product is MFKIVKRSDVSETVKLIEVEAPLIAGSAKSGQFVVLRLKEGGERIPLTIADKDKSKGTVTIVFQVVGKSTMELAYFKVGDSLKDLLGPLGKATDFSGAKNIVCVAGGVGIAEIYPEVKELHEDGKKVSTIIGARNKSLLFFEEELKKVSDAVYVTTDDGSYGRKGFVSDVLKELLEKDKSIDLVVAVGPVIMMKVISGLTKNYNVRTIVSLNPIMLDATGMCGACRVTVGGKTLFGCVDGPSFDGHQVDFDGLMKRLNQFKDEEKNSAEIYKLKCRECR